In Lates calcarifer isolate ASB-BC8 linkage group LG21, TLL_Latcal_v3, whole genome shotgun sequence, a single window of DNA contains:
- the relt gene encoding tumor necrosis factor receptor superfamily member 19L, translating to MRNHLCCSALVLLTVFGCGGTAAVQCRWGEGCACLQCPAGEEPSKACGQIQSPTEEVQCRLCPTRTFSDASDSELCRPHISCKILGRKVVSPGTATSDAICGECLPGFHSTATGEVTTQSPCVRTLHVRTVRTVGKGPSAGAGGPVNGTVVRSAEEKTAEYAVFALVPIFCVMGLLGILICNILKKKGYHCTAEKEGGDEETATPQKEGNSCPYISDDLNEDTISVLVRLITEKKENAAALEELLLEYESKQMAMSKGSSIKFPMLSPFRSLPRLCPHQSHLHTISGLSGLAPKHGYRCSRCAQKKWPPVLIPPLESLKDPLKPPQTLILPSLNTSTDQQKSPLLGGVCVDTHRTQAVVPNTVQEKVEGNEVREKKEGELTVLSVGRFQVAQIPEQKPVTMETKTSSQEQRNSLFGGKHFSSTSSSGIRR from the exons ATGAGGAACCACCTTTGCTGCTCAGCTCTTGTCCTTCTCACG GTGTTCGGCTGTGGTGGGactgcagcagtgcagtgtcGGTGGGGGGAAGGGTGTGCATGTCTGCAATGCCCTGCAGGAGAAGAGCCTTCGAAG GCTTGTGGGCAGATCCAAAGTCCAACAGAGGAAGTGCAATGCCGACTGTGCCCGACCAGAACCTTTTCAGATGCATCCGACTCTGAACTCTGCCGTCCACACATCTCCTGCAAGATCCTCGGCCGAAAGGTTGTGTCCCCTGGCACGGCGACCTCAGATGCCATCTGTGGAGAGTGTCTGCCCGG GTTTCACTCCACTGCCACTGGGGAAGTTACCACCCAAAGTCCCTGTGTTAGAA CTTTGCACGTCAGAACGGTTCGCACTGTGGGCAAAGGTCCATCCGCTGGTGCAGGTGGACCAGTTAACGGCACAGTGGTGCGCAGCGCCGAGGAAAAGACAGCCGAGTACGCTGTTTTTGCTTTGGTGCCCATCTTCTGCGTGATGGGCCTGCTGGGTATCCTCATCTGCAACATCCTGAAGAAGAAGGGATACCACTGCACGGCcgagaaggagggaggggatgaAGAAACTGCCACACCGCAGAAAGAAG GTAACAGCTGTCCCTACATATCTGACGACCTGAATGAGGACACCATCAGTGTTCTTGTTCGCCTCATTACCGAGAAGAAAG aaAATGCTGCTGCGCTGGAGGAACTGCTGCTGGAGTACGAGAGCAAACAGATGGCCATGAGCAAAGGCTCCTCTATTAA gtTCCCAATGCTGTCTCCATTCCGCTCCCTCCCCAGGCTCTGCCCCCATCAGTCCCACCTCCACACCATCTCCGGCCTCTCCGGCCTGGCCCCGAAACACGGCTACCGCTGCTCCCGTTGCGCCCAGAAGAAATGGCCCCCTGTTCTCATACCTCCCCTGGAGTCCCTCAAAGATCCCCTGAAGCCCCCGCAGACCCTCATCCTGCCCTCCCTGAACACATCCACCGACCAGCAGAAGAGCCCCCTGCTGGGGGGAGTGTGTGTCGACACCCATCGGACACAAGCTGTCGTGCCAAATACTGTACAGGAAAAAGTAGAAGGGAATGAAGtgagggagaagaaggagggagagctGACAGTGCTGTCTGTTGGGAG ATTTCAAGTTGCTCAGATTCCTGAGCAGAAGCCcgtcaccatggaaaccaaGACATCATCCCAGGAGCAGAGGAACTCCCTGTTTGGAGGGAAACATTTCTCCTCCACTTCATCATCTGGCATCAGGAG gtga
- the p2ry2.1 gene encoding P2Y purinoceptor 2, which produces MATFDNNTTQTNVSAFYCRFNEDFKYILLPVSYALVFVMGLALNATALYVIVFRTKRWKPSTIYMFNLTMCDTLYIFTLPFLIYYYADENDWPFSEPLCKLIRFLFYANLYGSILFLCCISLHRFVGICYPVRSLYWVSARRARLVSVAVWACVLFCQAPVLYFSRTRDVANERICYDTTSAELFDDFLVYSSVVSVLMFAVPFMVVMVCYGLMVRKLLEPSWGSEGEAGGESRGLGAQRQKQKSVKMIIIVLATFMLCFLPFHLTRSLYYSFRYLRQVNPAQISCSLLEASSIAYKVTRPLASANSCLDPILYFLAGQEVRSNLTKKNKSSSSSKPTGVSQGLTTQL; this is translated from the exons ATGGCCACCTTTGACAACAACACTACCCAAACCAACGTCAGTGCCTTCTACTGTCGATTTAATGaagattttaaatatattctCCTTCCTGTCAGCTATGCCTTGGTCTTTGTGATGGGCCTGGCATTGAACGCCACAGCATTGTACGTGATTGTGTTCCGCACAAAGCGCTGGAAACCATCAACTATCTACATGTTCAACTTGACGATGTGCGACACGCTCTACATCTTTACTCTGCCCTTCCTCATCTATTACTATGCTGATGAGAACGACTGGCCCTTCAGTGAACCACTCTGCAAGCTTATACGCTTCCTGTTTTATGCCAACTTATACG GTTCCATACTGTTTCTGTGCTGTATCAGTCTGCATCGGTTTGTTGGGATATGTTATCCAGTCCGTTCCCTCTACTGGGTCAGCGCTCGTCGGGCCAGGCTGGTGTCTGTGGCAGTGTGGGCCTGCGTTTTATTCTGCCAGGCACCTGTTCTCTACTTCTCAAGAACTAg GGATGTGGCCAATGAGCGTATCTGCTACGACACCACCAGCGCAGAGCTCTTTGATGACTTCCTAGTATACAGCTCAGTTGTGTCAGTGCTCATGTTTGCCGTGCCCTTcatggtggtgatggtgtgCTATGGTCTCATGGTGCGGAAGCTTCTAGAGCCTAGCTGGGGGTCTGAAGGGGAAGCTGGAGGGGAGAGTAGAGGTTTGGGAGCCCAGCGGCAGAAGCAGAAGTCAGTGAAGATGATTATCATCGTGCTAGCGACGTTCATGCTCTGCTTCCTCCCTTTCCACCTCACCAGGAGTCTTTACTACTCTTTCAGATACCTGAGGCAGGTCAATCCAGCACAG ATCAGCTGTAGTTTGCTGGAGGCCTCCAGTATTGCCTACAAGGTCACCCGACCTTTGGCCAGTGCCAACAGCTGTTTGGACCCCATCCTTTACTTCCTGGCTGGGCAGGAAGTCCGCAGTAACCTGACCAAGAAGAACAAGTCATCTTCGTCATCAAAGCCTACAGGTGTGAGCCAGGGCCTGACAACGCAACTCTGA